The genomic interval GCCGAACTGCTGGTCAGCGGCGCTGAAGGAGGGAAGGCAGCCGCCCGCTTTGCCCGCGAAAATCGAAGGGCTGGAATTTCCGGGGAGGAAGAAGCTCAAAAGGTGAGAGATAAAGTCGGACGCCTTCTGGGTCCAGCTGAATCGGAGACATCTGCTGCTCCGCGCCGTCCCCGGGAATTCCGGGCTGAACTCAGGGAGATTATGTGGGAGAAAGCCGGAGTTTTTAGAACCGAATCCTCCCTGGAAAAAGCCCGCAGCAGAGCGGCGAAAATGCTTGCCGGCATCTTCTCCCGGCAGAGAATGGCGGGGGATTTCCCCGGAGAGAACAGGGATTTAATTACAGCCCTGGAGAATGAATTTCTTCTCAAAACCGGATTGTGCGTTGCCGAAGCCGCACTCCATAGAGAGGAGAGCAGGGGTGCTCATTATCGGGACGATTATCCTGAAAGGGATGACCAGAACTGGTTTAAAAATATACTGCTGACCTCTGCTGAAAGAGCAGAGGACGATAAAACGGCGTTGGATCTGGCAGCTATCCCTGTGCCGGGGTCTGATCTGGATGAAAAGAAGGGTGATAAATCATGAATGAAAAAGCTGAGGTTGAGGTTTATCGATATTTTCCTGCCCGCGATAAAATACCGGGTTATGATTTTTTTGAGGTCCCCTTTTCTGAAGGAATTAAAGTGCTCGATGTCGTCCAGCATATTTACAGAAATCTCGACGGTACTCTCGGTTTTGATTTTTGCTGCCGCAACAGCGGCTGCGGGCTCTGCGGGGTGACTGTCAATGGCGATCCTGCTTTGTTGTGCCGCAGGCCGGCCGAGAAGAAGATGACTATAAAGCCGCTGCAGAATTTTCCGGTCAAAAAAGATCTCAAAATCGACAGAGGTCGATTTAAAAACCAGCTCTCCCGGCTGCGGCTTTTTCTGGAGAGGAGAGAGAAGCCAGCCGAGGAACCCGAAAAGATCGATATGGCAGCTTTTGCTGATTTTAAGGAGGCCAGCAGATGTATCGGCTGTCTTAACTGCACGGCCGCCTGTCCGGCCTATGCCGAAAATTCTTCTCATTTTAAGGGGCCGGCAGTTTTTGTTCAGCTGGGCCGGCATTTTTTCGATCCCCGCGATGAAATATCCCGGGACCTTATGGCCCTGAGCGAAGGGGTCGAACACTGCTGGCACTGCGGGGCCTGCATAGAAGCCTGTCCTCATGACCTGCGTCCGCAGAGGATTATAGAGAAAATCGCATCGATAGAATAAAGAGGAGGGTTACTAAATTATGTCCGAAAAACGTTCGTCCGTCTGGTTGAATGAGCTCACCTGGCAGGAAGTGGAAAAATATCTGGAGGAGAAATCGATTATCGTTCTGCCTGTGGGCAGCACAGAACAGCACGGTCCGGCCGGACCGCTCGGGCTTGATACCTATGCCGCGATAGCCCTGGCAGAGGACACGGCCGAGAAAAAAGAGGTTTTGACCGTCCCCCCGCTCTGGTTTGGAGATTCTTCCCATCATCTGGGTTTTCCCGGCAGCATCTCGCTCAAAACTGAAACTCTAAATTCAGTGATTAAGGATGTGGTCAGCTCGCTGGCCCGGGGAGGATTTGACAAATTTCTCGTCATCAACGGCCATAAAGGGGCCAATCTGGCCGCAGTCTCATCCGCGCTGAAAACTCTTCATGAGGAGGAATTCCCCGAAAAAATAATGGCTCTGGCCGATCCTCTGCACCTATCAACCGGTATATCTCCGCAGATAAAGGAGACAAATGAACATCACGCGGGCGAGCTGGAGATCTCCCATATCTGGCACAAATATCCCCGGCTCATAAAGGAGGATAAACTGACCGAGACAGGTGTAGATCTGAAGGAAGTGCTTTCTCCCT from Halarsenatibacter silvermanii carries:
- a CDS encoding succinate dehydrogenase/fumarate reductase iron-sulfur subunit, with translation MNEKAEVEVYRYFPARDKIPGYDFFEVPFSEGIKVLDVVQHIYRNLDGTLGFDFCCRNSGCGLCGVTVNGDPALLCRRPAEKKMTIKPLQNFPVKKDLKIDRGRFKNQLSRLRLFLERREKPAEEPEKIDMAAFADFKEASRCIGCLNCTAACPAYAENSSHFKGPAVFVQLGRHFFDPRDEISRDLMALSEGVEHCWHCGACIEACPHDLRPQRIIEKIASIE
- a CDS encoding creatininase family protein codes for the protein MSEKRSSVWLNELTWQEVEKYLEEKSIIVLPVGSTEQHGPAGPLGLDTYAAIALAEDTAEKKEVLTVPPLWFGDSSHHLGFPGSISLKTETLNSVIKDVVSSLARGGFDKFLVINGHKGANLAAVSSALKTLHEEEFPEKIMALADPLHLSTGISPQIKETNEHHAGELEISHIWHKYPRLIKEDKLTETGVDLKEVLSPFAREDLMDPSGDYIEVFWNSEEQREFAPEGSFSPSAKASKEKGRKYHEYMVERLGEFIDWMRQA